From the genome of Thermococcus sp.:
AGTGATTTTCATCGACTCAAGCGTGCTCTACAACGCCCTCGTTAAAACGGAGCTGACGCCCCTTGCCGAGAGGGTCTTCGAGGAGAAGGAAGCCAAGATAACCTCCGACATAGTCGTCGATGAGGTGTGGTTCGTCCTCATGAAGAGGGAAGGGGGCTCCGTTGGAAAGGTTCGGAAGCTCCTCCAGAAGGACGAAGAGTTCAGAACTAAGGCGGTCGAATACCTCGCCGGGGTTCTGGCTTTTCTGAGCGCCTATGGCATCGTGGTTGTTCGAGACTCCCACAACTGAGCGAAGACATCAAACGTTCCTCAGGCGATACGGTCTCCTGCCCCACGACGCGAGGATTTTGGCCACTGCAATCGAGTACGGCTGCGAAAGGCTCGCCACGCTTGATGAGGACTTTAAGGTCGTTGAAGACGTTGTGGAGATCGTCCCGGGAAATGGTTAAATACTTCTCACCCTTTCATTTTTATACCACTGGAGCGTAGTTAGATGTAGTAGAGGTGGAGAAAGATGGTGCCGTTCCCAGATGGAGTAAGCCCAGAATCAAGAGGATGGGCACTTCGCGCGAGGGGTGCACTGCGCCAGAACCCTGATGGCCACGGCCTGTTGACACCCCCGATGCGCGAAGAGATAAAAAAAGTCGACCAATAGGCAGCGCTGTCCTGGAGGCGCCCATTACAGATAAAGCGATCTCCTCAA
Proteins encoded in this window:
- a CDS encoding PIN domain-containing protein — translated: MFETPTTERRHQTFLRRYGLLPHDARILATAIEYGCERLATLDEDFKVVEDVVEIVPGNG
- a CDS encoding PIN domain-containing protein; translated protein: MIFIDSSVLYNALVKTELTPLAERVFEEKEAKITSDIVVDEVWFVLMKREGGSVGKVRKLLQKDEEFRTKAVEYLAGVLAFLSAYGIVVVRDSHN